CCCACACGTGGTCTGACCTATTTATTTGGGCTCCTCACACTGAAGCCCAATAAAGGTCCCCATTTTCGATATTTTATGGCGGATCACCCCGAGGAAGAAGAAGAAACCATTCGGGCTTTTTGGGATTACCTTCGAACCAACGATGATGCGGTTTATTATGTGTACTCCCATAAGGAGCGCTCCTCACTGAAGCATTTAATGGATCGGTATCAGTTAGATCCGGAGGTTTTTGAAAAATATGTCCGGTCGGAGTTTGACCTGTACCAAAACCTGGTGGTTGAATATTCCGATTGGCCCACTTTTTCTTACGGAATTAAATTTATCGCAAAACAGATCGGGTTTACCTGGCGGGATAAGGATCCCTCAGGAGCCAACTCCATTGTGTGGTATAATGACTTCCTTTCAATGCCTTTTCGCGGAGATATTCGTGATCGCATCCTTCAATATAACGAGGATGACTGCCGCGCCATGGTTGCGCTCAAGCAATATTTTGTGGATAAAATGAAATAGTGGTCAATTATAAAAATCTGAATCGAAAGGAAAAAAAACACAAAAATGAAATATATAAAACCGTTTTCAACTTTAACCCTACTGTTTTTGATAAATTTTACCCCCAATGTATCTCATGGAATGGAAGGAAAACCGGGAGAAATCCACGGAACCGTGACTTTTAATTCAGACCCTGTCCTTAATGTGGTGGTTTACCTGTCGGGTGAGGATGCCGAAAAATTCTCTACGGGGGTTTCGGAATACACGGTCGTTCAGAAAAATTTGACCTTTGAACCTAAACTGGTTGTTGTTCCCATGGGGTCTGACGTGAGTTTCGAGAACAAGGATAATGAGATTCATAATATTTTCTCCAGGGCCAAAAGAAACCGGTTTGACACCGGTGCCCACATGCCTGGGACCGTTGCTGTGGTTACCTTTGCCCTTCCGGAAGCGGTTCCCATTCGATGCAATACCCATTTCAATATGAGGGGGATGATTTATGTGGCCCCTTCTCCTTATTTTGCCATTACCGATATGATGGGGAAATTTAAAATCTTGAATGTCCCCCCGGGTGATTATAAAGTTGAAACATGGCATCCCCGTTTAACCCCCCAAGAAGCAGAAAAAGGGGCTGTTGAGATTAAACTGCCGGGAAAACCCGAACAGATCAATTTAAAATTTTCACCAGAATCCGATGATGGGACCGATCTAACGGAGGTTTTCAGCCAGGATTGGGATCTGGTGATACAGGATATTCAAAAAGAGCTGGAGGCAGTAATGGCCGGTTGGAAAAAAGGAAGCAGGAGAGGGGCTACCACCAAAGTCATGACCATTCAATCCAGGCTTTATGAAAGCTCAGGCCTTAAAAACACCATTCAACAAACCTACGGTCGTGAACGGGTAATTACCCATGAAAAATTCTTTGACCGAATCCGCAAAGGAGTCCAAGGGGTCACCAAAAAACCCATTACCGAAACCGCTTTGAAGAAAGAAATGGACACCCTTATCTCTACCTTACAAGAGGATGTTGAAAAAATTCAGCAGAAAGAATAATCAAAAAGATAGGGATTTTTTTTAAAAGGTTATTTTGGATCGATATGAGGCAATCTTGGTTGTTTAACTGAACAATTTAATAATTAAACTAAAACATGAATAAAATAGTTTAACCTATTAATTTAAAAGATAAAAATAAGTTTATTGTTTTTGAATGTAACCCGGTATTTATGAAAATAGGAAAAGGAGGGGGAAATGTCTGGCATTTTCTCTAGAAGGCTATTTTCGGGCTTTCTTTTTTTGTTTTTTATAATGGGATGTAGCGGGTCTCCTTCGGTTCGGGAAGGGGGACATGTCCCTCTTTTTAAAAATCTTGGAAAACTTCATTACCCCGTAACCACTTCTTCAGGTCTGGCCCAGAAATATTTTGACCAAGGCCTCCGGCTGACCTTTGCATTTAACCACGCAGAGGCCATCGCCGCCTTTACAGAGGCTGCCCGTTTAGATTCCCAATGCGGCATGTGCTATTGGGGAATTGCCCTGGCCTTCGGGCCCAACATCAACCTCCCCATGGAACCCTCTCAGGAAAAAGAAGCCTTTGACGCGCTCCAAAAAGCCGTTCAATTAGCGGAAACGGTAACCCCAAAGGAGCAGGCCCTCATTGGAGCGTTATCAAAGCGGTATGGGGAACCCTTTGGGGAAGAACGGGCCGTGAGAGATTGGGAATATGCGGAAAAAATGAAAAAAGTAGTGGAGCAATTTCCCGAAGACCCGGATGTCGCCACATTTTACGCAGAGGCCTTAATGAATCTGAGTCCATGGAATTACTGGACCCAAGGTGGAGAACCCCGGGAGCGAACGACGGAAATCGTGGCCACACTTGAAAGCGTTTTGGAGAAAAATCCAAATCATCCCGGTGCCTGTCATTATTATATTCATACCGTTGAAGCTTCACTTCAACCGGAGCGGGGGCTTCCCTGCGCACTTCGTTTAGGAAACCTGATGCCCGGTGCAGGACATCTGGTTCATATGCCCGCTCATATCTTTATGCGGGTAGGCCGGTATCAGGAAGCGGTTTCTACCAATGCCCAAGCGGTTTCGGTGGATGAGCATTATATGGAAGGCCATCATTCCGGGGGTTTTTATCCCATGCTGTATTACCCCCATAATATTCATTTTCTGTGGGCCGCCGCCAGCATGGAAGGGAGAAGCGAGGAATCCATGAAGGCCGCCCGAACACTGGTGGAAAAAGTTCCCCACCATCTGGTTCGGGAGATCCCCCCGTTGGAATTTTTTTCTCCCACACTTCTTTTTTCAATGGCCCGTTTTGGAAAATGGGATGAGATTCTAGAAGAACCGAAACCTCCGGTGGATTTCACCTATACCCAGGGAATATGGCATTTTGCCCGGGGCCTGGCATTAATCCGGATTGAACGGACCCGGGAAGCGGAGACCGAGTTTTCCAACCTCATGGAAATCGTCCACGCGACCCCCGAGGAACATGTAGTCGGCCTGAATTCCGCAAAAGCGTTGCTTCAGATTTCCGAACATATATTGGAAGGGGAGATGGTTGCAAACCGAGGTGATATCAATCAAGCCGTTTTCCATTTTGAGGAAGGGATTCAAATTGAAGAAGGGCTAACTTATGATGAGCCTCCCCCTTGGTATCAACCCGTTCGCCAGTTTTTGGGGGCGGTGTTGTTCTCAGAAGGCCGATTTGCTGAGGCGGAAAACGT
Above is a genomic segment from Nitrospiria bacterium containing:
- a CDS encoding tetratricopeptide repeat protein, giving the protein MSGIFSRRLFSGFLFLFFIMGCSGSPSVREGGHVPLFKNLGKLHYPVTTSSGLAQKYFDQGLRLTFAFNHAEAIAAFTEAARLDSQCGMCYWGIALAFGPNINLPMEPSQEKEAFDALQKAVQLAETVTPKEQALIGALSKRYGEPFGEERAVRDWEYAEKMKKVVEQFPEDPDVATFYAEALMNLSPWNYWTQGGEPRERTTEIVATLESVLEKNPNHPGACHYYIHTVEASLQPERGLPCALRLGNLMPGAGHLVHMPAHIFMRVGRYQEAVSTNAQAVSVDEHYMEGHHSGGFYPMLYYPHNIHFLWAAASMEGRSEESMKAARTLVEKVPHHLVREIPPLEFFSPTLLFSMARFGKWDEILEEPKPPVDFTYTQGIWHFARGLALIRIERTREAETEFSNLMEIVHATPEEHVVGLNSAKALLQISEHILEGEMVANRGDINQAVFHFEEGIQIEEGLTYDEPPPWYQPVRQFLGAVLFSEGRFAEAENVYREDLKRNPENGWSLFGLAKSLESQNKTEEARKVKQRFQKAWKRADVSLKASRF